The following coding sequences are from one Cryomorphaceae bacterium 1068 window:
- a CDS encoding endonuclease translates to MKSSLFYRILFGVLICFSLYGLAFAKPLDEKQVKTAVIGFYNVENLFDTIDDPLKDDNEFLPDSAKGWNKERYNRKVEMLSEVIAGIGVGSFPALLGLCEVENIQVLNDLTANDRIKKAKYEPILIEGPDGRGIDVALLYSKKQFKLLSSSSYSVNPGDEERPTRDILHVRGNLKSGGPTINVFVNHWPSRYGGAEKSEPKRIAAAKVLAAKTDSIHRLFPNEEIICMGDFNDYPDNRSLTEYLPTGEEDNLVNLMSGLKESKRGSYNYRGDWDFLDQIIVSRTLIDGNLPDIVSGSTAPYFTDSMVYTHPKYGDVKPKRTYGGPEYLGGYSDHLPVYTILAY, encoded by the coding sequence ATGAAATCCTCCCTGTTTTATCGCATTTTATTCGGAGTCCTAATTTGCTTCTCATTATACGGTTTGGCTTTTGCCAAACCACTTGATGAAAAGCAAGTCAAAACTGCTGTTATTGGGTTTTACAACGTTGAGAACCTTTTCGATACCATCGATGATCCATTAAAAGACGATAACGAATTTCTTCCCGATTCAGCCAAAGGTTGGAATAAAGAGCGCTACAACCGAAAAGTAGAAATGCTCTCTGAGGTAATCGCCGGAATAGGCGTAGGTTCCTTCCCTGCACTATTAGGGCTCTGTGAAGTAGAAAATATCCAAGTCCTCAACGACCTGACGGCAAACGATCGAATCAAAAAAGCTAAGTACGAGCCTATCCTCATCGAGGGACCTGACGGCAGAGGTATAGACGTGGCTCTGCTTTATTCTAAGAAGCAATTTAAGTTGCTTTCCTCGAGCTCCTACAGCGTGAATCCGGGCGATGAAGAGCGACCTACACGCGACATTCTGCATGTGAGAGGAAATCTAAAAAGTGGCGGACCAACCATAAATGTTTTTGTAAACCACTGGCCATCTCGTTACGGCGGAGCTGAAAAAAGTGAGCCAAAGCGAATTGCTGCAGCCAAGGTGTTGGCCGCGAAAACCGATAGTATCCATCGATTGTTCCCGAATGAGGAAATCATATGCATGGGTGATTTTAATGACTATCCTGACAATAGATCATTGACCGAGTATCTTCCAACGGGAGAAGAAGACAATTTGGTGAATTTGATGAGTGGCCTCAAAGAATCCAAAAGGGGATCTTACAATTACCGAGGAGATTGGGATTTTCTTGATCAAATCATCGTATCCCGAACTCTGATTGATGGAAACCTTCCTGACATCGTTAGTGGCAGCACAGCGCCCTATTTTACTGATAGCATGGTTTATACCCATCCAAAATATGGAGATGTGAAACCAAAGCGAACCTATGGCGGACCTGAGTATTTGGGAGGCTACAGCGACCACCTACCCGTTTACACCATTTTGGCTTATTAG
- a CDS encoding Smr/MutS family protein has product MKFKIGDQVAFLNEVGGGLVIGYEGELVSVENEDGFAFLFPEDELVLKVDWHPKEEVTKKKSQKLIRPIDETDGYKMIAGKMPYMEVDLHIHMVVDSSRNLSNHDMVIVQLNHFEKTLAEARRRRLTKVVYIHGIGKGRLRNELRKRLKSLSNCDFEDADYSRYGLGATQVKLWYN; this is encoded by the coding sequence ATGAAATTTAAAATAGGTGATCAAGTAGCGTTCCTAAATGAAGTAGGTGGTGGACTCGTGATAGGTTACGAAGGTGAGTTAGTATCTGTCGAAAACGAAGATGGCTTCGCTTTTTTATTTCCTGAGGACGAATTGGTGTTGAAAGTGGACTGGCATCCAAAAGAAGAAGTTACCAAAAAAAAATCACAGAAATTAATCCGGCCAATTGATGAAACTGACGGATATAAGATGATAGCGGGAAAAATGCCCTATATGGAAGTTGATTTACATATCCACATGGTAGTGGATTCTTCAAGAAATCTTTCCAATCATGATATGGTCATTGTTCAACTCAATCACTTCGAAAAGACGCTTGCAGAAGCCAGAAGAAGAAGGTTAACCAAGGTGGTTTACATTCATGGAATCGGTAAAGGGAGATTGAGAAATGAGTTGCGAAAAAGACTGAAATCACTCTCAAACTGCGATTTTGAAGATGCTGACTACAGCCGCTACGGCTTAGGCGCGACGCAGGTTAAGCTTTGGTACAATTGA